One genomic region from Laribacter hongkongensis DSM 14985 encodes:
- a CDS encoding OsmC family protein codes for MKARLKQIEGSRFLGESESGHGVVIDPEKRFGASPMELVLMGAAGCSSYDVVSILKKGRQDVRDVTVEMDADRADTEPKVFTRIHFRFIVTGRQLKPELVERAISLSAEKYCSASIMLGKTAVITHDFSLIEVE; via the coding sequence ATGAAGGCAAGGCTCAAGCAGATTGAAGGTTCGCGTTTTCTTGGTGAGTCGGAATCCGGCCACGGCGTGGTGATTGATCCGGAAAAACGGTTTGGTGCCAGCCCGATGGAACTGGTGCTGATGGGAGCGGCAGGCTGCTCCAGCTATGACGTCGTCAGCATTCTGAAAAAAGGACGGCAGGATGTGCGTGACGTGACGGTGGAAATGGATGCCGACCGAGCTGACACCGAGCCGAAAGTGTTTACCCGCATCCATTTCCGTTTCATCGTGACCGGCCGGCAACTCAAGCCGGAGCTGGTGGAGCGGGCAATCAGCCTGTCAGCCGAAAAATACTGTTCGGCTTCCATCATGCTGGGGAAAACCGCCGTGATTACCCATGATTTCAGCCTGATTGAAGTGGAATGA
- a CDS encoding low molecular weight protein-tyrosine-phosphatase, giving the protein MTPVRILFVCTGNICRSPTAEGVARAVFAAAGAGGQVWFDSAGTHAFHVGEAPDPRSQQHALRRGYDLSGLRARQVVPADFADFDWILAADRHNLAMLSAHAVAGSKARPGCMLDWAGRPGEDVPDPYYQGEAGFETVLDDCEDMAAGLLAAWRRGELRQGAT; this is encoded by the coding sequence ATGACTCCAGTCCGCATTTTATTCGTCTGTACGGGCAATATTTGCCGCTCTCCCACTGCCGAAGGCGTGGCCAGGGCGGTTTTTGCCGCTGCGGGCGCTGGCGGACAGGTATGGTTCGATTCGGCTGGTACGCATGCCTTCCATGTTGGCGAAGCACCCGATCCACGCAGCCAGCAGCATGCCCTGCGACGCGGTTACGACCTGTCCGGTCTGCGGGCGCGCCAGGTGGTTCCGGCAGATTTTGCCGATTTTGACTGGATTCTGGCGGCTGACCGTCACAATCTTGCCATGTTGTCCGCCCATGCTGTTGCCGGCAGCAAGGCCCGGCCGGGATGCATGCTGGACTGGGCCGGGCGTCCCGGAGAGGATGTTCCTGACCCGTATTATCAGGGTGAGGCCGGTTTCGAGACGGTTCTGGATGACTGTGAAGACATGGCTGCCGGCTTGCTGGCGGCATGGCGGCGCGGCGAACTGCGGCAAGGGGCAACATGA